The following proteins come from a genomic window of Anabas testudineus chromosome 3, fAnaTes1.2, whole genome shotgun sequence:
- the LOC113174591 gene encoding AP-1 complex subunit sigma-2-like — MQFMLLFSRQGKLRLQKWYVPLSDKERKKISRDLVQTILARKPKMCSFLEWRDLKIVYKRYASLYFCCAVEDQDNELITLEIIHRYVELLDKYFGSVCELDIIFNFEKAYFILDEFLLGGEAQETSKKNVLKAIEQADLLQEEAEAPRSVLEEIGLT, encoded by the exons ATGCAGTTCATGCTGTTGTTCAGCCGACAGGGAAAGCTGCGCTTGCAGAAGTGGTATGTGCCTCTGTCTgacaaggagaggaagaagatcTCCAGAGATTTGGTCCAGACCATACTGGCGAGAAAGCCTAAGATGTGCAGCTTCTTGGAGTGGAGGGACCTCAAGATTGTGTACAAGag ATATGCAAGCCTGTATTTCTGCTGTGCAGTAGAGGATCAGGATAACGAGCTGATCACTCTAGAGATCATCCACAGATATGTGGAACTGCTGGACAAATATTTTGGAAGT GTGTGTGAGCTGGATATTATCTTCAACTTTGAGAAGGCTTACTTTATCCTCGACGAGTTCCTGCTGGGTGGAGAGGCCCAGGAGACTTCCAAGAAGAACGTGCTGAAGGCCATAGAGCAGGCTGACCTACTGCAAGAG GAGGCTGAGGCACCACGGAGTGTTTTAGAAGAAATTGGGCTGACATAA